One genomic window of Indioceanicola profundi includes the following:
- a CDS encoding MBL fold metallo-hydrolase — MKVTILGSGGSYGVPMIGGIWGDCDPENPRNRRTRASILVEHEDTILLVDTGPELRLQLAAANTRRLDAVLYTHAHADHCHGIDDLRGLNNISGRSIHVHADASTLGQLQSRFAYCFREPVKEGHYNARPSLIPHVIDGPFSVGNIDVIPFVQDHGYSESLGFRFGTIAYSTDVVRLSEEAFSILDGVETWIVDCVRMEPSHPVHAHWPITRSWIERLKPRRAILTHMNHTMDYETVRRLLPPGVEPGYDGMVIEG, encoded by the coding sequence ATGAAAGTAACGATCCTCGGCTCGGGCGGGTCCTATGGCGTGCCTATGATTGGTGGCATCTGGGGCGACTGCGATCCGGAGAACCCGCGCAATCGACGGACCCGGGCATCCATCCTGGTGGAGCATGAGGACACCATCCTTCTGGTTGACACCGGGCCGGAACTGCGGCTGCAACTCGCGGCCGCCAATACGCGGCGTTTGGATGCAGTGCTCTACACGCACGCACATGCCGATCACTGCCATGGCATCGACGATCTGCGGGGACTGAACAATATCAGCGGCCGATCCATCCACGTGCATGCCGACGCCAGTACTCTTGGGCAGCTCCAGAGCCGGTTCGCCTATTGCTTCCGGGAACCGGTGAAAGAGGGCCACTACAATGCACGCCCGTCGCTGATCCCACATGTGATTGATGGGCCATTCAGCGTCGGCAATATCGATGTGATTCCGTTCGTGCAGGACCATGGATACAGCGAAAGCCTGGGCTTCCGCTTCGGGACTATCGCTTATTCGACCGACGTGGTCCGACTGTCCGAGGAAGCATTTTCCATCCTGGACGGCGTGGAGACCTGGATCGTCGATTGTGTCAGGATGGAGCCGTCACACCCTGTCCATGCCCACTGGCCGATCACCAGGTCCTGGATCGAACGGCTGAAGCCAAGGCGTGCCATCCTCACGCACATGAACCACACGATGGATTATGAAACGGTCCGCCGACTTCTGCCGCCGGGCGTGGAACCGGGATATGACGGCATGGTGATCGAGGGCTGA
- a CDS encoding TatD family hydrolase encodes MLVDSHCHLDFPDFAEERDQVIQRAHNAGVKLMLTISTRVSKFDQVHEIAMAHPEVYCSVGIHPHQAQEEWEHSSTEGLVELTKRPKVIGIGETGLDYFYDSSPREQQKESFRRHLRACVETDLPVIVHTRDADEDTIRILREEGAGGKLRGLLHCFSSSRQLAEQALEIGFLISFSGIVTFKKSEELREIARMVPIDRILVETDAPFLAPVPMRGKRNEPAFTVHTAGVIADAKGITYEEIASATTANFLRLFNRVPPAAVGA; translated from the coding sequence ATGCTTGTCGACAGCCATTGTCATCTGGACTTCCCGGACTTCGCCGAAGAACGGGACCAGGTCATTCAGCGCGCCCACAACGCGGGCGTGAAGCTGATGCTGACCATCAGCACCCGAGTGTCGAAGTTCGACCAGGTGCATGAGATCGCCATGGCCCATCCCGAAGTGTACTGCAGCGTCGGCATCCACCCGCATCAGGCTCAGGAGGAATGGGAGCATTCCAGCACCGAGGGCCTGGTCGAGCTGACCAAGCGGCCAAAGGTGATCGGCATTGGTGAGACCGGGCTGGACTATTTCTATGACAGCAGCCCGAGGGAGCAGCAGAAAGAGAGTTTCCGCCGACATCTCCGCGCCTGCGTCGAGACGGACCTGCCTGTTATTGTCCACACCCGCGACGCGGATGAGGACACGATCCGTATCCTGCGGGAGGAAGGGGCAGGGGGCAAGCTCCGAGGCCTGCTGCACTGCTTCAGCTCCTCCCGCCAACTCGCTGAACAGGCACTTGAAATCGGCTTCCTCATTAGCTTCAGCGGAATCGTGACGTTCAAGAAATCGGAGGAGCTCCGCGAGATCGCGCGGATGGTGCCGATAGACCGGATACTGGTGGAGACGGATGCGCCGTTCCTGGCTCCGGTGCCAATGCGCGGGAAGCGGAACGAGCCGGCCTTTACGGTCCACACCGCAGGCGTGATCGCCGACGCGAAGGGCATTACCTATGAGGAGATTGCCAGCGCAACCACGGCCAATTTCCTTCGCCTGTTCAACCGGGTGCCGCCCGCAGCCGTCGGCGCCTGA